One stretch of Schlesneria sp. DSM 10557 DNA includes these proteins:
- a CDS encoding PSD1 and planctomycete cytochrome C domain-containing protein, protein MQNQLPASRARWSVLIIWSLFGSLTPFSLSHAAEPSAADLEFFEKSVRPLLVQHCYECHSGAKASGGLSLDTRDGVMRGGDSGTALVAGDPDKSLIIEAVRYKNSDFQMPPKNRLTDAEIEILEKWVTRGAVDPREAKEAEGAPKPVGMSIEEGREFWSFRPVANPPLPEVKQKDWVKTPIDAFLLAKLELNGLKPAPMADKATLIRRVTFDLTGLPPTPEEIKAFLADESPDAFKNVYERLLASPGYGVRWGRHWLDVARYADSNGLDENLAYGTAWRYRDYVVNAFNKDKPFDRFLIEQLAGDLLPEANQETRTATGFLALGAKVLAEPDRDKLDMDTIDEQLDSTSKTFLGMTFGCVRCHDHKFDPIKQTDYYALAAIFKSTRTFANTNYGAIKHWYEHSFATEEELNKLKEVDKQIAEKQAAAANFRSQATEKLRLAARSKATDYLVVAARFSPDSSLVEVEAFAQPYGLHPRILHHCRLHLDRHRDDPLFSAWHPLAEAGDIAGIDQHFRPLFEGVEPALAEARKANPSASTLEDPKLEQARAALYDASGFLAVPPKPEFAFDAATLAEYDRLATEARVFESQSPDAASAMGVADGPVHTEIPIHIRGSHRNLGKPVSREFPEVMRTSTVRPVLKVTQSGRMELAQWMASTEHPLTARVFVNRVWRWHFGKGIVASTENFGRLGDRPSHPELLDFLARHFMEQGWSIKELHRLILASNAYQMASTNPDEASASEIDVDNRLLWKFPLQRLDAEQIRDTILAVSGRLDESIGGKSIPLRNRQFVFDHTSIDHTKYDSLRRAIYLPVVRNNVYTMFEQFDFPDPTMPTGDRSSTVVAPQALLLMNSDLVMDSADALAERLRTASGYDEARIQLAYELAFGRPPQEAEIKRAMQFLGENATRQDWSLFCQSLFASNEFIYLR, encoded by the coding sequence ATGCAGAATCAACTTCCCGCATCCCGTGCCCGGTGGTCAGTTCTGATCATCTGGTCGCTTTTCGGATCGCTGACGCCGTTCTCGCTAAGCCATGCGGCAGAGCCATCCGCGGCGGATCTGGAATTTTTCGAGAAGAGCGTTCGTCCGCTGCTCGTCCAGCATTGCTACGAATGCCATTCCGGTGCCAAGGCGAGCGGAGGGCTCAGCCTGGATACGCGCGACGGCGTTATGAGAGGGGGAGATTCCGGTACGGCACTCGTCGCCGGGGACCCTGACAAAAGCCTGATTATCGAGGCCGTCCGTTACAAGAACTCGGACTTCCAGATGCCCCCCAAGAACCGGCTCACCGATGCCGAGATTGAAATTCTCGAGAAATGGGTCACCCGCGGCGCGGTGGATCCCCGTGAAGCAAAGGAAGCCGAGGGAGCCCCCAAACCGGTCGGAATGAGCATCGAAGAAGGGCGGGAATTCTGGTCGTTCCGCCCTGTAGCCAATCCGCCACTTCCCGAAGTGAAACAAAAAGACTGGGTAAAGACGCCAATCGATGCCTTCCTGCTCGCGAAGCTGGAGTTAAATGGTCTGAAACCCGCTCCGATGGCGGACAAGGCGACGTTGATTCGCCGCGTCACCTTCGACCTGACCGGACTTCCCCCAACTCCTGAAGAGATCAAGGCGTTCCTCGCAGACGAATCACCAGACGCGTTCAAGAACGTTTATGAGCGTCTGCTGGCGTCGCCAGGATACGGAGTCCGCTGGGGCCGACACTGGCTCGACGTCGCCCGCTACGCCGATTCCAACGGGCTGGATGAAAACCTCGCTTACGGTACGGCGTGGCGATACCGCGACTATGTCGTCAATGCCTTCAATAAGGACAAACCCTTCGATCGCTTCCTGATCGAACAGCTCGCCGGAGACCTGCTGCCCGAAGCCAATCAGGAGACGAGAACCGCAACCGGGTTCCTGGCCCTGGGTGCGAAGGTTCTGGCGGAGCCTGACCGTGATAAGCTGGATATGGACACGATCGATGAACAACTCGATTCGACCAGCAAGACCTTCCTGGGGATGACTTTCGGTTGCGTCCGCTGCCATGACCACAAGTTTGACCCGATCAAACAGACCGACTACTACGCGCTCGCCGCAATCTTCAAAAGCACACGGACGTTCGCAAATACCAACTACGGAGCGATCAAACACTGGTACGAACATTCCTTCGCCACGGAAGAAGAACTCAACAAATTAAAGGAAGTCGATAAGCAGATTGCTGAAAAGCAGGCTGCGGCGGCGAACTTCCGCAGTCAGGCGACCGAGAAACTCCGTCTGGCAGCCCGTTCCAAAGCGACCGACTACCTGGTGGTCGCGGCACGCTTCAGCCCCGATTCGTCACTGGTCGAAGTGGAAGCATTCGCCCAGCCGTACGGACTGCATCCACGGATCCTGCACCATTGCCGATTGCACCTGGACCGGCACCGGGATGATCCTCTGTTCAGCGCCTGGCATCCACTTGCTGAAGCGGGTGATATTGCCGGTATCGATCAGCATTTCCGCCCCCTGTTCGAGGGAGTCGAACCGGCACTCGCCGAAGCACGCAAAGCGAATCCTTCCGCCTCGACGCTCGAGGACCCCAAGCTGGAACAGGCGAGGGCTGCTCTGTATGACGCTTCCGGATTCCTCGCCGTTCCACCCAAGCCCGAATTCGCATTCGACGCCGCAACACTGGCCGAATACGACAGGTTAGCCACCGAAGCCCGCGTTTTCGAAAGCCAGTCACCGGATGCCGCGTCGGCCATGGGTGTGGCGGATGGTCCGGTTCACACAGAAATCCCGATTCATATTCGCGGCAGTCATCGCAATCTGGGAAAGCCCGTCTCGCGCGAGTTTCCCGAGGTCATGAGAACTTCGACTGTTCGCCCGGTTCTCAAGGTTACGCAGAGTGGACGAATGGAACTGGCACAGTGGATGGCAAGTACCGAACATCCACTGACCGCACGTGTCTTTGTAAATCGTGTCTGGCGATGGCACTTCGGGAAGGGGATCGTCGCATCGACCGAAAACTTTGGTCGACTGGGGGATCGCCCATCACATCCGGAACTGCTTGACTTCCTGGCCCGGCATTTCATGGAGCAGGGATGGTCGATCAAGGAATTGCATCGCCTGATTCTGGCTTCCAATGCCTACCAGATGGCTTCAACGAATCCTGATGAAGCATCCGCCTCCGAGATCGACGTGGATAACCGACTGCTGTGGAAATTCCCGCTGCAGCGGTTGGACGCTGAGCAGATTCGGGACACCATTCTGGCAGTCTCGGGACGATTGGATGAATCCATTGGCGGAAAGTCGATCCCGTTACGCAATCGCCAGTTCGTGTTCGACCATACCTCGATTGACCATACGAAATATGACAGCCTGCGACGTGCAATCTATCTGCCCGTTGTGCGGAACAATGTCTACACCATGTTCGAACAGTTCGATTTCCCCGATCCAACGATGCCCACAGGAGATCGCAGTTCCACAGTCGTCGCCCCACAGGCCCTGCTGCTGATGAATTCGGATCTGGTCATGGACTCTGCCGATGCTTTGGCGGAACGTCTCAGGACGGCTTCGGGGTATGACGAGGCCCGGATTCAGCTCGCCTACGAATTAGCGTTTGGTCGTCCACCGCAGGAAGCGGAAATCAAACGAGCGATGCAATTCCTGGGCGAAAATGCCACGCGCCAGGACTGGTCTCTATTTTGCCAAAGTCTGTTCGCCAGCAACGAATTCATCTACTTGAGGTGA
- a CDS encoding DUF1501 domain-containing protein codes for MSNQFPLQTRRQLLKTSAVGFGHLALTAMLNQEASASSSPATAARDPLAAKQPHFPARAKRIVFLFMKGGPSHVDTFDPKPLLTRDHGKPIPLELPKVLFAKAENLLKSPWKFHQSGECGLPVSDLFPHVAKHIDDLCILRSVHGTNPAHGGALLKLHTGSDQFVRPSMGSWITYGLGTENQDLPAFITICPTLAHGGANNWGAAFLPAYCQGTPIGNASLPAIKAMVKHIENSRLSHEQQRRQLDLIAAMNRDHLSVAGDDLALEGRLNSFELAYRMQGVMPEIQDLSGETAATQHLYAIDDPVTENFGRQCLMARRFLERGVRFVQVTHSDSEVQWDQHGNLYQGHTKNAAEVDKPIAGFLTDLKARGLLDDTLVLWGGEFGRTPTAQGNDGRDHNPHGFTMWMAGGGVKGGMAYGATDDYGYYAVENKMHIHDLHATILHLLGVNHEQLTYRHAGRDFRLTDVAGHVATDIFA; via the coding sequence ATGTCGAATCAATTTCCTTTGCAGACACGACGACAGCTACTGAAAACCTCGGCAGTCGGATTCGGCCATCTGGCACTGACTGCGATGCTCAATCAGGAAGCGAGCGCATCGAGTTCACCGGCTACTGCGGCCCGTGATCCTCTGGCTGCGAAACAGCCGCACTTTCCTGCCCGGGCGAAGCGGATTGTCTTCCTCTTCATGAAGGGGGGACCGTCACATGTGGACACCTTTGATCCCAAACCATTGCTCACCCGGGATCACGGTAAGCCAATTCCGCTTGAACTGCCGAAAGTTCTGTTCGCCAAGGCGGAGAACCTGCTGAAGTCACCCTGGAAGTTTCATCAGTCCGGGGAATGTGGACTGCCGGTCAGCGATCTGTTCCCGCATGTGGCGAAGCACATCGACGACCTTTGCATTCTGCGTTCGGTTCATGGCACCAACCCCGCGCACGGCGGAGCACTGCTCAAACTGCACACGGGCAGCGACCAGTTCGTTCGCCCCAGCATGGGATCGTGGATCACTTACGGACTGGGAACCGAAAACCAGGACTTGCCCGCCTTTATCACGATCTGTCCGACCCTGGCTCATGGCGGGGCGAACAACTGGGGAGCCGCGTTTCTGCCGGCGTACTGCCAAGGCACTCCGATTGGTAACGCGAGCTTGCCGGCGATCAAGGCAATGGTCAAGCATATCGAGAATTCGCGGCTGTCACACGAACAACAGCGGCGACAACTCGACCTGATTGCCGCGATGAATCGCGATCATCTTTCCGTGGCAGGTGACGATCTGGCCCTGGAGGGACGCCTGAACTCGTTTGAGCTGGCTTACCGCATGCAGGGGGTGATGCCAGAAATTCAGGATCTGTCCGGTGAAACGGCTGCCACCCAGCACCTGTACGCCATCGACGACCCTGTCACGGAGAACTTCGGACGACAGTGTCTGATGGCTCGCCGTTTCCTGGAACGAGGTGTCCGCTTTGTGCAGGTGACTCATAGCGACAGTGAAGTCCAGTGGGACCAGCACGGTAACCTGTATCAGGGTCACACCAAGAACGCGGCCGAGGTCGACAAACCGATTGCCGGGTTCCTGACAGACCTGAAGGCCCGCGGCCTGCTGGACGACACCCTCGTGCTTTGGGGTGGAGAATTCGGTCGCACCCCCACCGCGCAGGGAAATGACGGGCGGGATCACAATCCACATGGTTTCACGATGTGGATGGCCGGAGGAGGCGTCAAGGGGGGGATGGCCTACGGGGCTACGGATGATTACGGCTATTACGCGGTCGAGAACAAGATGCACATTCACGACTTGCACGCCACGATTCTGCACCTGTTGGGGGTGAATCACGAGCAACTCACCTACCGCCATGCGGGACGCGATTTCCGTCTCACCGACGTTGCAGGACACGTCGCCACGGACATCTTCGCCTGA
- a CDS encoding carboxypeptidase-like regulatory domain-containing protein has product MKSCKGVSWSGLSLLLMGMVGCLGGASGPQEQLVPVEGTVTFDGKPYERLMVTFMPAAGNSARQGVGVTDAEGQFVMHNYQNKKGLPAGNYTVVFSLWLTPDGNVPPEDEPPANSRAVQAIPPSWNDVSKAGAPNKVIVGKEGKTDLVFNIPKSGKGGSASPKGPPANFMR; this is encoded by the coding sequence ATGAAGTCGTGTAAAGGCGTTTCTTGGTCTGGGTTGAGCCTTCTCCTGATGGGGATGGTCGGTTGCCTTGGCGGGGCTTCCGGACCGCAGGAGCAACTGGTCCCTGTTGAAGGGACGGTTACGTTCGATGGCAAACCTTACGAACGACTCATGGTCACGTTCATGCCCGCGGCAGGAAACTCGGCCCGCCAGGGAGTCGGAGTCACGGACGCCGAGGGGCAATTTGTCATGCATAACTATCAGAACAAGAAAGGATTGCCTGCAGGAAATTACACCGTTGTCTTTTCACTTTGGCTGACCCCGGATGGAAACGTTCCTCCCGAGGATGAGCCTCCTGCCAATAGCCGCGCCGTTCAAGCGATTCCGCCGAGCTGGAATGACGTCTCGAAAGCGGGCGCGCCTAACAAAGTCATCGTCGGTAAAGAGGGGAAGACCGACCTGGTCTTCAATATTCCCAAATCAGGCAAAGGTGGCAGCGCCAGCCCGAAGGGCCCGCCAGCCAACTTCATGCGGTAA
- a CDS encoding DUF1559 domain-containing protein: protein MILRNRKAFTLIELLVVIAIIAVLIALLLPAVQQAREAARRTQCKNNLKQIGLAIHNYHDTYNVFPYAASSAAVKNQSGIVLLLPYFDQGPLYNSINHNSSMGVFGGPPLGVDPVNIKAANTKLNALLCPTDYGPQSISDAGGGYYGCSDTPGSPTYLTTYGFSVTLPWSSYAAPFTQQLWSTEAIQGRALFGWSSNSNMRDARDGTSNTVMVTETCLSVYNGQPPPWSCLDWVGGAGIQFAYTKINNWNTVPYGNPNIVPGRLATWSMPGSIHTGGLQVGMADGSVRFISENIDAQTQTNLALIADGNAIGEF from the coding sequence ATGATTTTGAGAAATCGTAAAGCATTCACCCTGATCGAATTGCTGGTGGTGATAGCCATCATCGCAGTTCTGATCGCCCTGCTGCTCCCAGCAGTACAACAGGCAAGAGAAGCAGCACGGCGCACGCAGTGCAAAAACAATCTCAAGCAGATCGGTCTGGCGATCCACAACTACCACGACACGTACAACGTCTTTCCCTACGCTGCTTCTTCGGCCGCAGTCAAGAATCAGTCAGGTATCGTCCTGCTGCTGCCTTACTTTGATCAGGGACCTCTGTACAACTCGATCAACCACAACAGCTCGATGGGCGTGTTCGGTGGTCCTCCCCTAGGGGTCGATCCCGTCAACATCAAAGCAGCGAACACCAAGCTCAATGCTCTGCTGTGCCCGACGGACTATGGTCCCCAGTCGATCAGCGATGCCGGCGGTGGCTACTATGGCTGCTCCGACACCCCAGGATCGCCAACGTATCTGACAACCTATGGATTCAGTGTAACTCTCCCTTGGTCCAGCTACGCAGCCCCCTTCACGCAGCAGTTGTGGTCGACCGAAGCCATTCAGGGCCGCGCTCTGTTTGGGTGGTCGTCTAATTCGAACATGCGTGACGCCCGCGACGGAACAAGTAACACCGTCATGGTTACCGAAACCTGTCTGAGTGTTTACAACGGTCAGCCACCCCCATGGTCGTGTCTCGACTGGGTCGGCGGAGCTGGTATTCAGTTCGCCTACACGAAGATCAACAACTGGAACACGGTCCCCTACGGGAACCCTAATATCGTTCCAGGACGCCTGGCCACCTGGTCCATGCCTGGCAGTATCCACACCGGTGGGCTGCAGGTCGGAATGGCGGACGGATCGGTCCGCTTCATCAGTGAGAACATCGATGCACAGACCCAGACCAATCTGGCTCTCATTGCCGACGGCAATGCGATCGGCGAGTTCTAG
- a CDS encoding YciI family protein has product MKFVCLGFIDQQKFAQTPPEVAEKLVQDCLAYDEELRRGGHYLGGEALGEAGKGVTLKMKDGAVDVTDGPFAETKETLGGILLLEARDLNHAISLMSKHPGVKIGPFEIRPTNEEFNRMIAERMAAVTVSQPS; this is encoded by the coding sequence ATGAAGTTTGTCTGTCTCGGTTTTATCGATCAGCAGAAGTTTGCTCAGACGCCACCCGAGGTGGCAGAGAAGCTGGTCCAGGATTGTCTCGCCTATGACGAAGAATTACGGCGGGGAGGCCATTATCTGGGTGGGGAAGCACTGGGAGAGGCCGGGAAGGGGGTCACCTTGAAGATGAAGGACGGCGCAGTCGATGTGACCGATGGTCCGTTTGCCGAAACCAAGGAGACACTGGGGGGCATCCTACTGCTTGAAGCACGCGATCTTAACCACGCAATCTCGCTGATGTCCAAACACCCGGGAGTGAAAATCGGCCCCTTCGAGATCCGTCCCACAAATGAAGAGTTTAATCGCATGATTGCCGAGCGGATGGCGGCCGTCACAGTCAGTCAACCTTCTTAG